In the Flagellimonas sp. HMM57 genome, one interval contains:
- a CDS encoding gliding motility-associated C-terminal domain-containing protein: MDVLLTNLLKRHFFVFVMFLFISLQSSYGQNCSVNAGIPETICENITVFNLSGSSSGLIGSGPTWSQVGGPSVIIADPSDMETQITGLVGGNIYTFRLSAVCTDGSTQFQDVNITVEPITSADAGDNIESCPGTVNLNANLPSTINGESGSWSIVGNNNAGISFNDVTSPTTSITLPENRAGTTTLQWTIEGQEYAPGEFCESTSTITVTNFGGVATVDAGNTQNLDNCYTVTQSTTLNGTFAGNGTNGQIGTWSFVSGPNNPNIVSPNIRNTGVTGLIQGQYVFRWSVSGPCVIGEDTVTVNVDEGTQEISNASIQNNNIRFCDPSITTVTLVGSEPQFAGDTVEWEQIEGPGVTTGGTPANILTPTNSTTQVTGLDGSSTYRFSYTITNTTPGTGCSDSSSAVVRYSTNPVGIEVNGGDDNIVAACGTTRVTIPYTTQGNGSNTFSIVSGPIGSTVVNPNLYSNAGSTSRTIDFDLEGTYTVVFRRSLNGAVQTGCSEATDAVNVIISLTPTQANAGTDVTLNCDDVSTELTGNEVLDGSSLWSQLSGPSTATITAPYNRITDVEDLVPGTYVFQYAITGGNACAPSAEATVAVNVSNDDPITTEAGPTQDICFNTPTRLDADEPPASNLVGTWTVDTAPLGSTIVFEDENDPKTLVSGLDTAGESYTFRWTVANPNSNVCPAPSFDTVVITTNLTEGPSLAVAGPDQCLSAGSTSVTLAGNEPASGETGIWTSVPATGITFDNPNQFDTDATITTEQSYILTWTISSPGCQSTTDDVEISIGADANADAGPDQADCNDTFTLDATGSVGSGGTWSQISGPGGVTIADETDPATQVTFSFSGQYVFEWTATNGSCSSDTDTVTLDVGIPPTIAQVATPIETDCLTTAVTSIVLDGNAFDSNIENGFWSVLSGAPNTPTFSDINDPNATLSNLVSGTYNLEWTIIGDSNCPISSASKTINVYFEANAGLDLNLCDVSNFLLEATFGTTGTWTQISGPGVGGAPGTAATINQNPSDSNVAEVTIIPGNTYEFRFTTNGAGAAACGVTTDDVTVVSSAAPSIPPNAGPDRILCAGEFTVGNEFITLAANTAPGDVSSATWTIREEPAGSAAALTDNTNPTTTLTGLTVPGVYVLEWNFVTGNCSDTKDVLRVELFEELIADAGPNQSTACQLDTQLAGNIIPFSAGQWTLTSTPTGSETLTIDDPTSPTSTISNVSAPGQYELTWTLEYDPSIYPTPPTACDPDSDTVLITFGANPPSDADAGPDQEVCGDQTNMAAVVPAVGTGNWTQTAGPGFGGNPGNAPNIVTPSSETTVINNLEVGTYEFTWTVTNGNCDLEDTMEVIVYEDPGTADAGPDQTVDQFSAVTLAAVPPLVTGTGVWTQVSGPNTVGFVDENDPNTEVFGATSGTYVFEWTVSNGSCPTSSDTMEVSLVGVDLELTKSASVATANAGDTITFTIDVFNNDASTSADATGVSVRDAIPSGYTLVPGTVSNGGVVNIGDLSITWSNLSITNGSTLSLSFDVTVNNTGNYLNTAEIIANDIFDIDSTVNNGLDGEDDQDSAEVAVNVSDLSLTKDISSGSSATPDVGDTIIFELSVTNGGPQTATNVVIEDIVPSGFTIGTVNDGGTVSGNTISWNIASLAAGSITLSYEVTVNAPTGTSNEYRNTAQIMASDQLDPDSTPGNDDGNQSEDDESAFTITTPDVIDLEVELLASTSSPSVGDVVTFTINLSNLGTIDASGVSLENLVPSGFGNVTGITGGGLFDNGTGLITWNGLSVPQGTDTTVLTFQATVQSPTGSGGEYTNISEITAADQFDVDSTPNNDDGNQSEDDEDAITIGLTEVVDLSIAKNVIAGTTTPNVGETVTFELVISNSGLSNASGVDVQDVLPIGFTLTAVNSGGTISANTAEWSGLFVPAGGNVAVTYQATVNTPTGAAGEYTNSAQITASNQSDIDSDPSVGPGVDDLGDGIADDDEITLTLTPQQANLSLNKSVNESNPEVGEVITFTIQVNNAGPSVATNVGVEDIVPSGYSIVSGSVSDGGIYNFGGSSILWDLATVPLTGSTLTYQTTVNAPTGATGEYENTAQVTASDQYDPNSTPNDNTGDDQDTETVTPNAADLSLVKDINAVSSATPNVGDTILFELTLTNDGPEEATNIVLEDIVPSGYTLGTVNNGGTAIAGTFITWNIASLPVGNTTVSYEVTVNAPTGTTDEYLNTAEVASVDQFDPDSEPGNDDGDQDEDDEDFFVVTPQSVDIELEIVASNTQPDVGDVVTFTINLSNLGDVAATGVSVTDLVPPGYGNITGITNGGSFSLITNVISWSGLGVPVGTNTTTLTFNATVQTPTGTAGEFTHVAEVTASDQFDIDSTPNNDTGNQSEDDEDAITAAPLLADLSLTKIVVDNDTTPNVGDEISFEITVSNDGPADATNVQVVDQLLSGFDFVLYSATSGIYNANTGIWQVGTVENGETETLVIDVLVNASGLYTNTAQVIASDAFDIDSTPSNGVAAEDDQDDIVIVPRSIVDVSLTKTVDNSTPNVNSNVVFTLTVANDGPSDATTLQVTDVLPSGFTYVSDNGAGAYDDGTGIWNIGTLANGASTSLNITASVNTTGVYTNVAEITQHTEGDSDSTPNNNVLAEDDQDEVIVTPVQLVDISVTKVADDLTPNVGDPIVFTITVTNDGPSDATNIVVTDFLASGYQFVSAVPSVGVYEPLNGSWTVGDLDNGVTENIVITANVLANGDYTNTAELTDLAEQDIDSEPANNDDTEDDQQTIEPTPVLVSDLILRKSVDVLSPFIGDEVIFTISISNNGPSDVTGVEVLDLLPSGYTYVSNNRTAGVYVPGTGIWELNGIIPNGTTETLNIVAIVNPTGDYFNVTEVFSSNNLDPNSTPNNNNIFENDQDSAGTTPIPAADLSLEKTVDNEFPDVASNVTFTLNLTNDGPSDATGVVVQDALPSGYTYISDDSGGTYNATTGQWIVGTVPLNSSIVLNVTVQVNPTGDYINSAEVVSVIELDPDSTPGNGILAEDDQDEQSTTPRVLTDVSVTKNVDNLSPSVGDQIVFTIAVNNAGPNDATGLVIEDVLASGYSFVSATSSSGTYNEVTGAWSLANIANGATETLDITVQVRPSGDYRNTAELIALDTFDPDSTPDNNLESEDDQDTVVPIPDGLADLSLTKTVDNPTPNVGDVVEFTVNVTNNGSSDATGVIITDRLPSGYTYQSHIVTAGVYDASSGIWNTNGTILNQSTETLVILATVNVPTGNADEYLNVAEITASDLADPDSDPNQGLDVDDLSDGIDDDDEAVAFVTPQTTDIGVAKTVDNATPNIGDEVSFTITITNQGNLQATNIGIEEQVPSGYRLVSFQASDGTYDGVSGFWEIEALDALGTANLQVIVEVLDINDYVNMASLAFVDQLDVNNTNDSAEATVEPSCLIIYNEFSPNGDGVNEFFKIDCISRYPNNLLQVYNRWGNIVFEQRSYNNDWDGTSNGRATIQKGDLLPVGTYYYVLDLGDGSEPRTDWLYINR, translated from the coding sequence ATGGATGTCTTATTAACCAATCTCCTAAAAAGGCACTTTTTTGTCTTTGTAATGTTTCTTTTCATATCGCTTCAAAGTAGTTACGGTCAAAACTGTTCTGTAAATGCAGGTATCCCCGAAACTATTTGTGAAAACATTACAGTTTTTAATCTTTCTGGTTCATCATCAGGGCTAATAGGAAGTGGGCCGACATGGTCGCAAGTTGGTGGTCCATCAGTTATTATTGCAGACCCATCAGATATGGAGACCCAAATAACTGGTCTCGTTGGAGGGAATATCTATACCTTTAGACTTAGTGCCGTATGTACCGACGGCTCTACACAGTTCCAAGATGTAAACATTACTGTGGAACCGATTACTAGTGCAGATGCAGGGGATAATATTGAGTCTTGTCCCGGAACAGTGAACTTAAATGCCAACCTGCCAAGTACAATTAACGGAGAAAGTGGTTCGTGGAGCATAGTGGGCAATAATAATGCAGGGATTAGCTTCAATGATGTTACATCGCCTACTACAAGTATTACCTTACCAGAAAATAGAGCGGGAACAACAACGTTGCAATGGACCATAGAAGGGCAAGAATATGCGCCGGGAGAGTTTTGTGAATCTACTTCAACCATAACAGTTACAAACTTTGGAGGTGTTGCTACCGTGGATGCCGGGAACACTCAAAATCTTGACAATTGTTATACCGTTACACAATCAACGACCCTGAACGGAACTTTTGCGGGTAATGGAACTAATGGACAGATAGGTACGTGGTCTTTTGTATCTGGACCAAACAATCCAAATATTGTCAGTCCAAACATTAGAAATACTGGAGTTACGGGACTTATTCAAGGTCAATATGTTTTTAGATGGTCAGTTTCTGGCCCATGTGTTATTGGAGAAGATACCGTAACGGTCAATGTTGATGAAGGAACCCAAGAGATATCCAATGCTTCCATTCAAAATAATAACATACGATTCTGTGATCCTTCAATAACAACTGTAACATTAGTGGGTTCTGAACCCCAATTTGCAGGGGATACCGTAGAATGGGAGCAGATTGAAGGGCCTGGTGTTACAACTGGTGGAACACCAGCTAATATTCTTACTCCTACCAATAGCACGACACAGGTAACTGGTTTGGATGGTAGCAGTACATATCGATTTTCGTATACCATAACCAATACAACCCCGGGAACAGGATGTAGTGATTCTAGTAGCGCAGTAGTAAGATATTCAACAAATCCTGTAGGTATAGAGGTGAACGGTGGCGATGACAACATTGTAGCTGCCTGTGGTACTACTAGGGTCACTATTCCTTATACCACACAAGGAAATGGTAGCAATACCTTTAGTATAGTTAGTGGACCTATAGGTTCTACCGTAGTAAATCCAAATTTGTATAGCAATGCAGGAAGTACATCAAGAACTATCGATTTTGATTTAGAAGGAACATACACCGTAGTTTTTAGGAGGTCACTGAATGGTGCCGTTCAAACAGGTTGTAGTGAAGCTACGGATGCGGTTAACGTAATTATTTCTTTAACTCCCACACAAGCAAATGCAGGTACCGATGTGACACTTAATTGTGATGATGTATCAACGGAGTTGACAGGGAATGAAGTTTTAGATGGAAGTTCTTTATGGTCACAGCTAAGTGGACCAAGCACGGCCACAATTACTGCGCCATATAATAGAATAACAGATGTCGAAGATCTGGTTCCCGGAACTTACGTTTTTCAATATGCCATTACTGGTGGTAACGCTTGTGCACCCTCTGCCGAGGCAACTGTAGCTGTTAATGTTTCAAACGATGACCCAATAACCACCGAAGCTGGTCCTACACAAGACATTTGTTTTAATACACCTACTCGGTTAGATGCTGACGAGCCGCCTGCCAGTAATCTGGTCGGTACATGGACTGTAGATACTGCACCATTAGGTTCTACTATTGTTTTTGAAGATGAGAATGATCCTAAGACTTTAGTTTCTGGTTTGGATACTGCGGGTGAAAGCTATACGTTTCGTTGGACAGTGGCAAACCCAAACAGTAATGTTTGTCCGGCCCCAAGTTTTGATACAGTTGTTATTACTACAAATTTAACTGAAGGTCCTTCTTTAGCCGTTGCGGGTCCAGACCAATGTTTATCTGCTGGTTCGACCAGTGTCACGCTTGCAGGAAATGAGCCAGCTTCAGGTGAAACGGGTATTTGGACTTCCGTGCCAGCAACAGGCATTACCTTTGACAATCCAAATCAATTTGATACTGACGCTACCATAACAACGGAACAGAGTTATATACTCACGTGGACTATAAGCAGTCCTGGATGCCAATCGACAACAGACGATGTTGAAATAAGTATAGGTGCAGATGCAAATGCTGATGCAGGCCCAGACCAAGCCGATTGTAATGATACATTCACTTTGGATGCAACCGGTTCAGTGGGTAGTGGAGGTACCTGGTCGCAGATCTCTGGTCCGGGAGGAGTAACCATTGCAGATGAGACAGACCCTGCTACACAGGTAACATTTTCTTTTTCGGGACAATATGTGTTTGAATGGACAGCAACAAATGGAAGTTGCTCTTCTGACACCGATACGGTTACATTGGATGTAGGGATACCACCGACCATAGCACAAGTTGCTACCCCAATTGAAACAGATTGCCTTACTACAGCGGTAACAAGTATAGTACTTGATGGAAATGCATTTGATAGTAACATCGAAAATGGATTTTGGTCCGTACTTTCTGGTGCACCCAATACACCAACATTTTCAGACATCAACGATCCTAACGCTACATTGTCCAACTTGGTATCTGGAACTTACAATTTAGAATGGACTATCATTGGTGATAGTAATTGCCCAATCTCGTCAGCGTCAAAAACGATAAATGTTTATTTTGAGGCCAATGCAGGTTTGGATTTAAACCTATGTGACGTTAGCAATTTCTTGTTAGAAGCGACTTTTGGTACTACAGGAACATGGACCCAAATATCTGGACCTGGAGTTGGAGGTGCTCCTGGAACAGCTGCGACTATAAATCAAAACCCTTCGGATAGCAATGTCGCTGAGGTTACGATAATACCAGGGAATACTTATGAATTTCGTTTTACAACAAACGGCGCCGGAGCTGCAGCTTGTGGTGTTACAACCGATGATGTAACTGTTGTTTCCAGTGCAGCACCTTCCATACCGCCAAATGCAGGTCCGGACAGGATCCTATGTGCGGGAGAGTTTACTGTGGGGAACGAGTTTATAACCTTAGCCGCCAACACTGCTCCTGGAGATGTGAGTTCTGCAACATGGACAATAAGAGAAGAACCAGCCGGAAGTGCTGCTGCATTGACCGATAACACAAATCCTACAACAACACTTACCGGGTTGACCGTTCCCGGAGTTTACGTTTTGGAATGGAATTTTGTTACTGGAAACTGTTCTGATACGAAAGACGTGTTGAGGGTTGAATTATTTGAAGAATTGATTGCTGATGCAGGCCCCAACCAATCGACTGCATGTCAGTTAGACACCCAGTTGGCAGGTAATATTATACCTTTTAGTGCCGGTCAATGGACATTGACAAGTACCCCAACGGGTTCGGAAACGCTTACAATTGATGACCCAACCTCTCCAACCTCAACAATATCCAATGTTTCGGCTCCAGGGCAATATGAACTTACATGGACTTTGGAATATGATCCCTCCATCTATCCAACTCCACCTACTGCATGTGACCCAGATTCAGACACAGTTCTTATAACTTTTGGAGCAAACCCACCTTCTGATGCAGACGCAGGTCCCGATCAGGAAGTATGTGGTGACCAGACCAATATGGCCGCTGTAGTACCTGCTGTAGGTACTGGAAACTGGACACAGACAGCTGGTCCTGGTTTTGGAGGTAATCCAGGCAACGCACCAAACATTGTGACTCCATCAAGTGAAACTACTGTCATAAACAATCTAGAAGTGGGTACTTATGAATTCACATGGACCGTAACGAACGGGAACTGTGATCTCGAAGATACTATGGAGGTCATAGTTTACGAAGACCCTGGAACTGCTGATGCAGGGCCGGACCAAACAGTAGATCAATTTTCTGCTGTTACTTTAGCTGCAGTTCCACCTTTAGTGACTGGTACTGGTGTCTGGACACAGGTTTCTGGCCCAAATACGGTAGGATTTGTAGATGAAAATGACCCAAATACCGAAGTTTTCGGTGCTACTTCAGGAACCTATGTCTTTGAGTGGACCGTTTCCAATGGTAGTTGCCCTACGTCTTCGGATACAATGGAAGTTTCTTTGGTAGGGGTAGATTTAGAATTAACAAAATCTGCTTCAGTGGCAACTGCTAATGCAGGAGATACGATAACGTTCACAATCGATGTATTTAACAATGATGCTTCTACAAGTGCAGACGCAACAGGTGTTTCAGTTAGGGATGCTATTCCTTCAGGATACACCTTGGTACCTGGAACGGTTAGTAATGGAGGCGTAGTCAATATAGGAGACCTTTCGATTACATGGTCAAATCTTTCCATTACCAATGGAAGTACGCTAAGTCTTTCTTTTGATGTAACTGTTAACAATACAGGAAATTATCTAAATACCGCAGAGATTATTGCTAACGATATTTTTGATATTGATTCTACAGTAAACAATGGTCTTGATGGTGAAGATGACCAAGATTCTGCTGAAGTTGCCGTAAATGTTTCAGATTTAAGTTTAACAAAAGATATTAGTTCGGGTTCAAGTGCTACACCAGATGTTGGGGATACCATCATCTTTGAACTTTCTGTAACCAACGGTGGTCCTCAAACAGCGACCAATGTAGTGATAGAAGATATTGTTCCCTCTGGTTTTACGATAGGCACTGTAAACGATGGTGGAACTGTTTCGGGAAATACGATAAGCTGGAACATAGCTTCCTTGGCAGCAGGTTCCATAACATTGTCCTATGAAGTGACCGTAAATGCACCGACAGGAACATCTAATGAATACAGAAACACAGCACAGATAATGGCCTCGGATCAACTAGATCCAGATAGTACTCCAGGCAATGATGATGGAAACCAGAGTGAAGACGATGAATCGGCATTTACCATAACCACTCCAGATGTTATCGATTTGGAAGTAGAACTATTGGCGAGTACCAGCTCACCAAGTGTTGGGGATGTAGTGACTTTTACCATAAACTTGAGCAATCTGGGAACTATTGATGCTTCTGGCGTTAGCTTGGAAAATCTGGTGCCTTCTGGTTTTGGTAATGTTACTGGAATTACTGGAGGAGGATTATTTGATAACGGAACAGGTCTGATTACATGGAACGGGTTATCTGTTCCACAAGGTACAGATACTACGGTACTTACTTTTCAAGCTACAGTGCAATCTCCAACTGGATCAGGTGGGGAATATACCAACATCTCTGAAATTACAGCTGCCGATCAGTTTGATGTAGATAGTACACCGAACAATGACGATGGAAATCAAAGTGAAGATGATGAAGATGCCATTACTATTGGACTTACCGAAGTGGTTGATTTAAGTATTGCGAAAAATGTAATTGCGGGAACCACAACACCCAATGTTGGAGAAACCGTTACGTTCGAGTTGGTCATTTCTAATTCAGGGCTAAGTAACGCTTCTGGCGTAGATGTTCAGGATGTGCTTCCAATTGGTTTTACCCTTACTGCTGTGAATAGTGGGGGAACTATATCAGCCAATACAGCAGAATGGTCAGGGCTTTTTGTTCCTGCCGGTGGGAATGTGGCCGTTACCTATCAAGCAACGGTTAATACTCCAACAGGTGCTGCTGGAGAGTATACAAACAGTGCACAGATTACGGCAAGTAATCAATCCGATATAGATAGTGATCCCTCGGTGGGACCGGGAGTGGATGACTTAGGAGATGGTATTGCAGATGATGATGAAATAACATTGACGCTTACGCCGCAACAAGCAAACCTCTCTTTGAACAAATCAGTAAATGAATCTAACCCTGAAGTAGGGGAAGTGATTACATTCACCATTCAAGTAAACAACGCAGGACCTAGTGTGGCCACCAATGTTGGAGTAGAGGACATTGTACCATCAGGATACTCTATAGTTTCTGGAAGTGTCTCTGATGGAGGTATCTATAATTTTGGAGGCTCCTCAATACTATGGGATTTAGCTACGGTACCACTTACCGGAAGTACGCTCACATATCAGACTACGGTAAATGCACCTACAGGAGCAACAGGTGAGTATGAAAATACAGCACAGGTTACCGCCTCGGATCAGTACGATCCTAACAGTACACCAAACGATAATACAGGTGATGACCAAGACACTGAAACAGTAACGCCTAATGCCGCTGACTTAAGTCTTGTGAAAGATATTAACGCAGTATCAAGTGCAACTCCTAATGTTGGAGATACTATACTATTTGAATTGACCTTGACCAATGATGGTCCTGAAGAGGCAACGAATATTGTATTGGAGGATATTGTTCCTTCGGGATATACCTTGGGTACGGTTAATAATGGAGGAACTGCTATTGCGGGAACCTTTATTACATGGAACATTGCTTCATTACCCGTTGGAAATACTACGGTTTCCTATGAAGTCACGGTAAATGCTCCTACCGGAACAACAGACGAATATTTGAATACTGCGGAAGTTGCTTCCGTAGATCAATTTGACCCCGATAGTGAGCCAGGAAACGATGATGGAGATCAAGATGAAGATGACGAAGACTTTTTTGTCGTTACTCCTCAATCCGTAGATATTGAACTGGAAATAGTTGCAAGCAATACACAACCAGATGTTGGTGATGTAGTGACCTTTACTATTAATCTTAGTAACTTAGGAGACGTAGCGGCAACCGGAGTGTCTGTTACTGATTTAGTACCACCCGGATATGGAAACATTACGGGAATCACCAATGGCGGTAGTTTTAGCCTTATAACAAATGTCATTTCATGGTCTGGACTTGGGGTGCCCGTTGGAACCAATACCACAACCTTGACCTTTAATGCTACAGTACAGACACCGACTGGTACAGCAGGAGAGTTTACGCATGTTGCCGAAGTGACCGCTAGTGATCAATTTGATATAGACAGCACGCCAAATAACGATACTGGTAACCAAAGTGAAGATGATGAGGATGCTATAACTGCCGCTCCATTACTGGCAGATTTATCCCTGACCAAGATTGTTGTTGACAATGATACTACACCAAATGTTGGAGATGAAATAAGTTTTGAAATTACAGTTTCCAATGATGGTCCTGCTGATGCAACCAACGTTCAGGTAGTAGATCAACTACTTTCCGGTTTTGATTTTGTATTGTATAGTGCCACCTCGGGTATTTACAATGCAAACACTGGAATCTGGCAAGTAGGTACTGTGGAGAACGGTGAAACAGAGACATTGGTTATCGATGTTCTGGTTAATGCCTCAGGTTTATATACGAATACCGCACAGGTAATTGCCTCAGATGCATTTGATATTGATTCTACTCCAAGCAATGGGGTTGCAGCAGAAGATGATCAAGATGATATTGTAATTGTACCTCGATCTATAGTAGATGTTTCGTTGACGAAAACCGTTGACAATAGCACACCAAATGTTAACTCTAACGTGGTCTTTACATTGACTGTTGCCAACGACGGACCAAGTGATGCCACCACCTTACAAGTTACTGATGTTCTACCCTCTGGATTTACCTATGTTTCGGATAATGGGGCAGGCGCTTATGACGATGGAACTGGAATCTGGAATATTGGTACACTGGCCAATGGTGCTTCTACCAGTCTTAACATAACTGCTAGTGTGAATACTACGGGTGTTTACACCAACGTAGCGGAAATAACCCAGCATACAGAAGGTGATTCAGATTCTACACCCAACAATAATGTGCTTGCTGAAGATGATCAAGATGAAGTAATTGTTACCCCAGTACAGCTTGTAGATATTTCAGTTACAAAAGTAGCTGACGATCTTACTCCAAATGTTGGTGATCCAATTGTATTTACGATAACGGTGACCAATGATGGTCCAAGTGATGCAACAAATATTGTAGTAACGGACTTTTTGGCCTCAGGGTATCAATTTGTTAGTGCAGTACCGAGCGTGGGCGTCTATGAGCCGTTGAATGGATCATGGACCGTAGGAGATTTGGACAATGGTGTTACTGAAAATATAGTAATAACAGCGAATGTACTTGCAAACGGAGATTATACCAACACGGCTGAACTTACGGACTTGGCAGAGCAGGATATTGATTCTGAGCCCGCGAACAATGATGACACAGAAGATGATCAACAGACGATTGAGCCAACACCCGTATTGGTCTCTGATCTCATTCTTCGTAAATCGGTAGATGTCCTCAGTCCATTTATAGGTGATGAAGTTATCTTCACTATCAGTATTTCTAACAATGGGCCAAGTGATGTTACTGGAGTAGAGGTCTTGGATCTACTGCCTTCTGGATATACCTATGTTTCCAACAATAGAACTGCAGGGGTTTATGTGCCAGGAACCGGAATTTGGGAACTGAATGGAATCATACCAAATGGAACTACGGAGACCCTGAATATTGTTGCTATTGTAAACCCAACGGGAGATTATTTCAATGTCACAGAAGTCTTTTCTTCAAATAATCTAGATCCAAACTCAACGCCCAATAACAATAATATATTTGAAAACGATCAAGATAGTGCAGGTACCACGCCGATCCCTGCAGCAGACCTTTCATTGGAAAAAACAGTGGATAATGAATTTCCAGATGTGGCATCTAATGTGACTTTTACATTGAACCTGACCAATGATGGTCCAAGCGATGCAACAGGAGTTGTAGTGCAGGATGCTTTACCTTCAGGATATACATATATTTCTGATGATTCGGGTGGAACCTATAATGCAACTACAGGACAGTGGATTGTGGGCACAGTTCCTTTGAATAGCAGTATTGTGCTCAATGTGACCGTTCAGGTGAATCCAACAGGAGATTATATCAATAGTGCTGAAGTTGTAAGCGTTATCGAACTAGATCCAGATTCAACACCAGGGAATGGTATACTTGCTGAAGATGACCAGGATGAGCAATCAACTACGCCAAGAGTGTTGACAGATGTTTCGGTTACTAAGAATGTGGACAACCTAAGTCCTTCAGTAGGAGATCAGATTGTATTTACGATAGCCGTGAACAACGCTGGCCCTAATGATGCGACCGGTCTTGTAATAGAAGATGTTTTGGCATCAGGATATAGTTTTGTGTCGGCAACTTCTTCATCAGGAACGTATAATGAGGTGACCGGAGCATGGTCGTTGGCGAATATTGCTAACGGTGCTACCGAAACATTGGATATCACAGTTCAAGTACGTCCAAGTGGAGATTACAGGAATACGGCAGAACTTATCGCTTTGGATACATTCGACCCTGATTCAACGCCTGACAATAACTTGGAATCAGAAGATGATCAAGATACGGTTGTCCCCATTCCAGATGGACTGGCAGATCTTTCTTTAACGAAAACAGTTGATAATCCTACGCCCAATGTTGGTGATGTAGTGGAGTTTACGGTCAATGTGACCAATAACGGTTCTAGTGATGCTACTGGAGTGATAATTACTGACCGTCTACCTTCGGGATACACGTATCAATCCCATATTGTCACTGCTGGAGTATATGATGCTTCTTCAGGAATATGGAATACCAATGGGACTATCTTAAACCAGAGCACCGAGACGTTGGTCATATTGGCAACTGTTAATGTACCAACAGGCAATGCAGATGAGTACTTGAATGTTGCAGAGATTACAGCTAGTGATTTAGCTGATCCAGATAGTGATCCAAATCAAGGTTTGGATGTGGATGATTTATCTGACGGTATTGATGACGATGATGAGGCAGTAGCATTTGTGACACCACAAACTACAGATATAGGAGTTGCCAAAACTGTTGATAATGCAACACCCAATATAGGAGATGAGGTTAGTTTCACGATTACAATAACCAACCAAGGCAATTTACAGGCAACCAATATCGGTATTGAAGAACAAGTGCCATCAGGATATAGATTGGTTTCATTCCAAGCATCCGATGGAACGTATGATGGAGTTTCTGGATTTTGGGAAATAGAAGCTCTGGACGCTCTTGGCACTGCCAATCTTCAAGTTATTGTCGAAGTATTGGATATAAATGATTATGTAAACATGGCGAGTTTGGCCTTTGTGGACCAGTTGGATGTCAATAATACCAATGATTCCGCCGAAGCTACGGTTGAACCATCTTGTTTGATTATTTATAACGAGTTCTCTCCTAATGGGGATGGTGTCAATGAGTTCTTTAAAATCGATTGTATTTCTAGATATCCGAATAACCTATTACAAGTGTATAACCGATGGGGCAATATTGTATTTGAACAGCGCTCCTATAACAACGATTGGGATGGCACATCCAATGGTCGTGCTACAATACAAAAAGGAGATTTACTACCTGTAGGCACCTATTATTACGTGCTTGATCTTGGTGATGGCTCTGAGCCAAGAACGGATTGGTTGTACATAAATAGATAG